In Chitinispirillum alkaliphilum, a genomic segment contains:
- a CDS encoding ribosome maturation protein RimP, with amino-acid sequence MTSIEQIKPVVESRLHELGFELFDLRFFQAGKRSTFRITVDSPKGITIADCETISREISLLLDAENFASGKPYNLEVSSPGIDRPLTTERDFNRIQDKDVVLHLKVDIEGKKKIKGKVVKCEDNILTVENEYQNLLEIPLSDIYSGREEIRFK; translated from the coding sequence ATGACATCGATAGAACAAATCAAACCTGTGGTAGAATCTAGACTTCATGAGCTTGGCTTTGAGCTCTTTGATTTACGCTTTTTTCAGGCTGGCAAGCGGTCGACATTTCGGATCACCGTTGACAGTCCCAAAGGGATAACTATCGCTGATTGTGAGACTATCAGCAGAGAAATCTCTTTACTTTTAGATGCTGAAAATTTCGCATCCGGAAAACCTTACAATCTCGAAGTGTCTTCACCGGGTATCGACAGGCCACTAACCACAGAACGGGATTTCAACAGGATACAGGACAAAGATGTGGTTTTGCACCTGAAAGTCGATATAGAAGGGAAAAAGAAGATCAAAGGCAAAGTAGTCAAATGTGAAGACAACATATTAACAGTAGAAAACGAATACCAAAACCTGTTGGAAATTCCTCTCTCTGATATTTACAGTGGAAGGGAAGAGATCCGGTTCAAATAA